The Pseudomonas allokribbensis genome has a window encoding:
- a CDS encoding undecaprenyl-diphosphate phosphatase: MTNICTTGLDTGFASLDYLQIGILGIIQGITELLPVSSTAHMRIVPALLGWPDPGSAFSAAMQMAALAAVISYFWRDVRQVVSGSVEAVRQRDFNNQWFILAVAIVLATIPIGIAGLALSSTLNACNSPLRGLMVIGISCVVMAILLAIAELTCRHRRTVGEMRLRDALIVGIAQIGALIPGVSRSGSTLTAALFLNFKREEAARFSFLLGLPAIALAGLKELWVLFHAQLPAQAWAHLIFGLVVASISAFFAIWGLMRFLEKFSTWPFVIYRAVLGIFLIVAVSTGLLS; this comes from the coding sequence TTGACCAACATCTGCACCACCGGCCTTGATACCGGCTTTGCCTCTCTCGATTACCTGCAAATCGGCATCCTCGGCATCATTCAAGGCATCACCGAGTTATTGCCCGTTTCCTCCACCGCCCACATGCGCATCGTCCCGGCCCTGCTCGGCTGGCCGGATCCCGGCTCGGCGTTTTCCGCCGCCATGCAGATGGCTGCACTGGCGGCGGTCATCAGTTACTTCTGGCGAGACGTGAGGCAGGTTGTCAGCGGCAGTGTCGAGGCTGTGCGGCAGCGCGATTTCAACAATCAGTGGTTCATCCTGGCGGTGGCCATCGTACTGGCGACCATTCCCATCGGTATTGCAGGCCTGGCCTTGTCCTCGACGCTCAACGCCTGCAACTCGCCGTTGCGCGGTTTGATGGTGATCGGGATTTCCTGTGTGGTGATGGCGATTCTGCTGGCAATCGCCGAGCTCACGTGCCGCCACCGTCGCACAGTGGGCGAAATGCGTTTGCGTGATGCGCTGATCGTTGGTATTGCGCAAATCGGAGCGCTGATTCCGGGCGTTTCGCGCTCCGGCTCAACGCTGACGGCGGCGCTGTTCCTCAATTTCAAACGTGAAGAAGCGGCACGCTTCTCCTTCCTGCTCGGATTGCCGGCCATCGCGCTGGCGGGGTTGAAGGAGTTGTGGGTGTTGTTCCATGCACAACTTCCGGCGCAAGCCTGGGCGCATCTGATCTTCGGTCTGGTGGTGGCCAGTATCTCGGCGTTCTTCGCGATCTGGGGTCTGATGCGCTTTCTGGAGAAGTTCTCCACCTGGCCTTTCGTGATTTACCGCGCAGTGCTCGGGATTTTCCTGATCGTCGCCGTCAGCACCGGGCTGTTGAGCTAA
- a CDS encoding MFS transporter: MANHYRELLTTPGATGLVLASSIARLPQAMIGIGIITMLVEQTGVYWLAGAVAGTFTLANALIGPYISKLVDQRGQSRVLPVVTTFSIGMLLALIFAVHMRAPAALFFILAALAGTMPSMPSMIRARWTQLFRGKPQLHTAFSLDTVLTELAYIVGPPLAIGLSVSFFAEAGPLVAVGLLAVGVTAFLLQRQTEPKVVVGHTRHTGSTLRIPGVPTIVLALLAMGAIGGSIDVAVVAFANAQGWPASATFILAAYAFGSLVAGLTFGALRVSLPIEKQFFIGILVTAITGVLPLFSPDVYVLSAMLFIAGISFAPTMVVVMKLGTIIIPPSRITEGLTWMTTGISIGVALGGLLSGLIIDAYGARAGFGVAIFAGLAMLVVVLVGLRTLGAVSATSAEPTCR; this comes from the coding sequence ATGGCAAACCACTATCGCGAACTCCTGACAACCCCCGGCGCAACGGGGTTGGTGCTCGCGAGTTCTATTGCGCGATTGCCGCAGGCAATGATCGGCATTGGCATCATTACCATGCTGGTGGAGCAAACCGGTGTCTACTGGCTGGCCGGTGCAGTCGCCGGTACGTTTACCCTCGCCAATGCACTGATCGGCCCGTACATCTCGAAACTCGTCGATCAGCGTGGCCAAAGCCGTGTGCTGCCTGTCGTGACGACGTTCAGCATCGGCATGCTGCTGGCGCTGATCTTCGCCGTCCATATGAGGGCGCCGGCGGCATTGTTTTTTATTCTGGCTGCATTGGCGGGCACCATGCCGAGCATGCCGTCGATGATCAGGGCACGCTGGACGCAATTGTTCCGGGGCAAGCCGCAGCTGCACACGGCGTTCTCTCTGGATACGGTGCTGACCGAACTCGCGTACATCGTCGGCCCACCCTTGGCGATCGGTTTGAGCGTGAGCTTCTTTGCCGAAGCCGGGCCGCTTGTCGCGGTCGGGCTACTGGCCGTCGGGGTGACGGCGTTTCTCCTGCAGCGTCAGACCGAACCCAAAGTTGTTGTGGGTCATACGCGGCATACGGGTTCAACCCTGCGGATTCCCGGCGTTCCCACCATCGTGCTGGCGCTGTTGGCGATGGGCGCAATCGGAGGCTCGATCGATGTCGCCGTTGTCGCCTTCGCCAATGCGCAAGGCTGGCCTGCCTCTGCGACCTTCATCCTCGCCGCCTATGCGTTCGGTTCACTGGTGGCGGGCCTGACGTTCGGTGCCTTGAGGGTTTCCCTGCCGATAGAAAAGCAGTTCTTTATCGGGATATTGGTCACGGCCATCACAGGCGTATTGCCGCTGTTCTCACCTGACGTTTATGTCCTCTCGGCGATGCTGTTTATCGCCGGCATATCGTTTGCGCCAACGATGGTCGTGGTCATGAAGCTGGGGACGATCATCATCCCGCCGTCGAGGATCACCGAAGGGCTGACATGGATGACCACTGGCATCAGCATCGGCGTCGCTCTGGGTGGCTTGCTCTCGGGTTTGATCATTGATGCCTATGGCGCTCGGGCCGGTTTCGGCGTCGCCATTTTCGCGGGGCTGGCGATGCTGGTAGTGGTGCTGGTCGGGCTGCGTACATTGGGGGCCGTATCCGCCACGAGTGCTGAACCGACCTGCCGGTAA
- the cysS gene encoding cysteine--tRNA ligase, translating to MLSIYNTLTKSKEVFKPLDGNKVRMYVCGMTVYDYCHLGHGRSMVAFDLVTRWLRFSGYDLTYVRNITDIDDKIINRANENGESFEALTERMIAAMHEDEARLNIKKPDMEPRATDHIPGMHAMIQTLIDKGYAYAPGNGDVYYRVGKFMGYGKLSRKKIEDLRIGARIEVDEAKEDPLDFVLWKGVKPGEPSWESPWGAGRPGWHIECSVMSTCCLGETFDIHGGGSDLEFPHHENEIAQSEAATGKTYANAWMHCGMIRINGEKMSKSLNNFFTIRDVLDKYHPEVVRYLLVSSHYRSAINYSEDNLKDAKGALERFYHALKGLPNVAPAGGEAFVERFTTVMNDDFGTPEACAVLFEMVREINRLRESDLDAAAGLAARLKELASVLGVLQLEADDFLQAGAEGRVDAAEVDALIAARLAARAGKDWAESDRIRDQLTAMGVVLEDGKGGTTWRLAD from the coding sequence GTGCTTTCGATCTACAACACGCTCACCAAGAGCAAAGAAGTCTTCAAGCCGCTGGATGGCAACAAGGTGCGCATGTACGTCTGCGGGATGACCGTGTACGACTACTGCCACCTGGGCCATGGCCGCAGCATGGTCGCGTTCGACCTGGTGACCCGCTGGTTGCGGTTCAGCGGTTATGACCTGACCTACGTGCGCAACATCACCGACATCGACGACAAGATCATCAACCGGGCCAACGAGAACGGCGAGTCGTTCGAAGCGTTGACCGAGCGCATGATCGCGGCGATGCACGAAGACGAAGCGCGCCTGAACATCAAGAAGCCGGACATGGAGCCGCGCGCCACGGATCACATCCCAGGCATGCACGCGATGATCCAGACCCTGATCGACAAGGGTTACGCCTACGCCCCGGGCAATGGCGACGTGTACTACCGCGTCGGCAAGTTCATGGGTTACGGCAAGCTCTCGCGCAAGAAGATCGAAGACCTGCGCATCGGTGCGCGGATCGAGGTCGACGAAGCGAAGGAAGATCCGCTGGACTTCGTGCTGTGGAAAGGCGTCAAGCCGGGCGAGCCAAGCTGGGAATCACCGTGGGGCGCCGGGCGTCCGGGCTGGCACATCGAGTGCTCGGTGATGTCCACCTGCTGCCTCGGTGAGACCTTCGACATTCATGGCGGCGGCAGCGATCTCGAGTTCCCGCACCATGAAAACGAAATCGCCCAGAGCGAAGCGGCCACCGGCAAGACCTACGCCAACGCGTGGATGCATTGCGGCATGATCCGTATCAATGGCGAGAAGATGTCCAAGTCCTTGAACAACTTCTTCACCATTCGCGACGTGCTCGACAAGTACCACCCGGAAGTCGTGCGTTACCTGCTGGTGTCGAGCCACTACCGCAGCGCGATCAACTACTCGGAAGACAACCTCAAGGACGCCAAGGGCGCACTGGAGCGTTTCTACCACGCGTTGAAAGGCCTGCCGAACGTTGCTCCGGCTGGCGGCGAAGCGTTCGTCGAGCGTTTCACCACGGTGATGAACGACGACTTCGGCACGCCGGAAGCCTGCGCGGTGCTGTTCGAGATGGTGCGTGAGATCAACCGTCTGCGCGAGAGCGATCTCGATGCGGCGGCCGGTCTGGCGGCGCGCCTGAAAGAACTGGCCAGCGTGCTGGGTGTGTTGCAGCTCGAAGCCGATGACTTCCTGCAAGCCGGCGCCGAAGGGCGCGTGGATGCGGCTGAAGTCGACGCGCTGATCGCTGCACGTCTGGCGGCACGTGCCGGCAAGGACTGGGCCGAATCCGACCGCATCCGCGACCAGCTCACTGCCATGGGCGTGGTGCTGGAAGACGGCAAGGGCGGTACGACCTGGCGTCTGGCTGACTGA
- a CDS encoding glutamine--tRNA ligase/YqeY domain fusion protein, producing the protein MSKPTVDPTSNAKSGPAVPVNFLRPIIQADLDSGKHTQIVTRFPPEPNGYLHIGHAKSICVNFGLAQEFGGVTHLRFDDTNPAKEDQEYIDAIESDVKWLGFEWSGEVRYASQYFDQLHDWAVELIKAGKAYVDDLTPEQAKEYRGSLTEPGKNSPFRDRSVEENLDWFARMRAGEFPDGARVLRAKIDMASPNMNLRDPIMYRIRHAHHHQTGDKWCIYPNYDFTHGQSDAIEGITHSICTLEFESHRPLYEWFLDALPVPAHPRQYEFSRLNLNYTITSKRKLKQLVDEKHVNGWDDPRMSTLSGFRRRGYTPASIRSFCDMIGTNRSDGVVDFGMLEFSIRQDLDANAPRAMCVLRPLKVVITNYPEDQVDNLELPRHPQKEELGVRKLPFAREIYIDRDDFMEEPPKGYKRLEPNGEVRLRGSYVIRADEAIKDADGNIVELRCSYDPDTLGKNPEGRKVKGVIHWVPAAASIECEVRLYDRLFRSPNPEKAEDSASFLDNINPDSLQVLTGCRAEPSLGNAQPEDRFQFEREGYFVADIKDSKPGQPVFNRTVTLRDSWGQ; encoded by the coding sequence ATGAGCAAGCCCACTGTCGACCCTACCTCGAATGCCAAGTCCGGCCCTGCCGTGCCGGTCAACTTCCTGCGGCCGATCATCCAGGCAGACCTGGACTCGGGCAAGCACACGCAGATCGTCACCCGTTTCCCGCCTGAGCCCAACGGCTACCTGCACATCGGCCACGCCAAGTCGATCTGCGTGAACTTCGGCCTGGCCCAGGAGTTCGGCGGCGTCACGCACCTGCGTTTCGACGACACCAACCCGGCCAAGGAAGACCAGGAATACATCGACGCGATCGAAAGCGACGTCAAATGGCTGGGCTTCGAGTGGTCCGGCGAAGTGCGCTACGCCTCGCAATACTTCGACCAGTTGCACGACTGGGCCGTTGAACTGATCAAGGCCGGCAAGGCCTACGTCGACGACCTGACGCCTGAACAGGCCAAGGAATACCGCGGCAGCCTGACCGAGCCGGGCAAGAACAGCCCGTTCCGCGACCGTTCGGTGGAAGAGAACCTGGACTGGTTCGCCCGCATGCGCGCCGGTGAGTTCCCGGACGGTGCCCGCGTACTGCGCGCCAAGATCGACATGGCCTCGCCGAACATGAACCTGCGCGACCCGATCATGTACCGCATCCGCCACGCCCATCACCATCAGACTGGTGACAAGTGGTGCATCTACCCGAACTACGACTTCACCCACGGTCAGTCGGACGCCATCGAAGGCATCACCCACTCGATCTGCACCCTGGAGTTCGAAAGCCATCGTCCGCTGTACGAGTGGTTCCTCGACGCACTGCCAGTGCCGGCGCACCCGCGTCAGTACGAATTCAGCCGTCTGAACCTGAACTACACCATCACCAGCAAGCGCAAGCTCAAGCAACTGGTCGATGAAAAGCACGTCAACGGCTGGGACGATCCGCGCATGTCCACGCTGTCGGGCTTCCGCCGTCGTGGCTACACCCCGGCGTCGATCCGCAGCTTCTGCGACATGATCGGCACCAACCGTTCCGACGGTGTGGTCGACTTCGGCATGCTCGAATTCAGCATCCGTCAGGATCTGGACGCGAACGCCCCGCGCGCCATGTGCGTGCTGCGTCCGTTGAAAGTCGTGATCACCAACTACCCGGAAGACCAGGTCGACAACCTCGAACTGCCACGTCATCCGCAGAAAGAAGAACTCGGCGTGCGCAAGCTGCCGTTCGCCCGTGAAATCTACATCGACCGCGATGACTTCATGGAAGAGCCGCCAAAGGGCTACAAGCGTCTGGAGCCGAACGGCGAAGTGCGTCTGCGCGGCAGCTACGTGATCCGTGCCGACGAAGCGATCAAGGACGCCGACGGCAACATCGTCGAACTGCGTTGCTCGTACGATCCGGACACCCTGGGCAAGAACCCTGAAGGCCGCAAGGTCAAGGGCGTGATCCACTGGGTGCCGGCCGCTGCCAGCATCGAGTGCGAAGTGCGTCTGTACGATCGCCTGTTCCGTTCTCCGAACCCGGAGAAGGCCGAGGACAGCGCGAGTTTCCTGGACAACATCAACCCTGACTCACTGCAAGTGCTGACCGGTTGTCGTGCCGAGCCTTCGCTGGGCAACGCACAGCCGGAAGACCGTTTCCAGTTCGAGCGCGAAGGCTACTTCGTCGCGGATATCAAGGACTCGAAACCAGGTCAGCCGGTATTCAACCGTACCGTGACCCTGCGTGATTCGTGGGGCCAGTGA
- a CDS encoding peptidylprolyl isomerase, with protein sequence MTQVKLTTNHGDIVIELNAEKAPITVANFIEYVKAGHYENTVFHRVIGNFMIQGGGFEPGMKEKKDKRPSIQNEADNGLSNDKYTIAMARTMEPHSASAQFFINVADNSFLNHSGKNVQGWGYAVFGKVTAGTDVVDSIKKVSTGSKAGHQDVPSDDVIIEKAEIIEA encoded by the coding sequence ATGACTCAAGTCAAACTGACCACCAACCACGGTGACATCGTCATCGAACTGAACGCTGAAAAGGCCCCGATCACCGTGGCCAACTTCATCGAGTACGTCAAAGCCGGTCACTACGAAAACACCGTTTTCCACCGTGTCATCGGTAACTTCATGATCCAGGGCGGCGGTTTCGAGCCAGGCATGAAGGAAAAGAAAGACAAGCGTCCAAGCATCCAGAACGAAGCCGACAACGGTCTTTCCAACGACAAGTACACCATCGCCATGGCACGCACCATGGAGCCGCATTCGGCTTCCGCGCAGTTCTTCATCAACGTGGCCGACAACAGCTTCCTGAACCACAGCGGCAAGAACGTTCAAGGCTGGGGCTACGCGGTATTCGGTAAAGTGACCGCCGGTACTGATGTTGTCGACAGCATCAAGAAAGTCTCGACCGGCTCCAAGGCTGGCCACCAGGACGTACCAAGCGACGACGTGATCATCGAGAAAGCCGAGATCATCGAAGCGTGA
- the lpxH gene encoding UDP-2,3-diacylglucosamine diphosphatase, whose product MILLISDLHLEEERSDITRAFLDLLAGRARSASALYILGDFFEAWIGDDAMTPFQRSICQALRELSDSGTAIFLMHGNRDFMLGKAFCKEAGCTLLKDPSVVQFYGEPVLLMHGDSLCTRDEAYMKLRRYLRNPLSLFILRNLPLRTRHKLARKLRSESRAQTRMKANDIVDVTPEEIPRIMQEYGVKTLIHGHTHRPAIHKLQIGDQAAKRIVLGDWDRQGWALQVDENGFGLAPFDFAPPPSLPAPATV is encoded by the coding sequence GTGATATTGCTGATTTCAGACTTGCATCTGGAAGAGGAGCGCTCGGACATTACTCGGGCGTTTCTGGATTTGCTCGCCGGACGCGCCCGCTCGGCGAGTGCGCTGTACATTCTGGGCGACTTTTTCGAGGCGTGGATTGGCGACGATGCCATGACCCCCTTCCAGCGTTCCATCTGCCAGGCCCTGCGCGAACTCAGCGACAGCGGCACGGCCATATTTCTGATGCACGGCAATCGCGACTTCATGCTCGGCAAGGCCTTCTGCAAAGAGGCCGGCTGTACGCTGTTGAAGGATCCGAGTGTCGTGCAGTTTTACGGCGAGCCGGTGCTGCTGATGCACGGCGACAGCCTGTGCACCCGCGACGAAGCCTATATGAAGCTGCGCCGCTATCTACGCAACCCGCTGAGCCTGTTCATCCTGCGCAACCTGCCCTTGCGCACCCGCCACAAACTGGCGCGCAAACTGCGCAGCGAAAGCCGGGCGCAGACGCGGATGAAGGCCAACGACATCGTCGATGTCACGCCGGAGGAAATTCCGCGGATCATGCAGGAATACGGGGTGAAAACCCTGATTCACGGGCATACCCACCGACCGGCCATCCACAAGTTGCAGATCGGCGATCAGGCCGCGAAGCGGATTGTGCTGGGGGATTGGGATCGTCAGGGCTGGGCGTTACAGGTGGATGAGAACGGGTTTGGGTTGGCGCCGTTTGATTTTGCACCGCCGCCTTCACTGCCCGCCCCTGCCACCGTTTGA
- a CDS encoding DHA2 family efflux MFS transporter permease subunit, producing the protein MSNNASFSPPSLLLSTIGLSLATFMQVLDTTIANVALPTISGNLGVSSEQGTWVITSFAVSNAIALPLTGWLSRRFGEVKLFLWATMLFVLASFLCGISTSMPELIGFRVLQGLVAGPLYPMTQTLLIAVYPPARRGMALALLAMVTVVAPIAGPILGGWITDSYSWPWIFFINVPIGVFAVMVVRSQLAKRPVVTSRQPMDYVGLITLIIGVGALQVILDKGNDLDWFESNFIIIGAAISVIALAVFVIWEMTDQHPVVNLRLFAHRNFRIGTLVLVLGYAGFFGINLILPQWLQTQMGYTATWAGLAVAPIGILPVVLSPFVGKYAHKFDLRLLAGLAFLAIGLSCFMRAEFTNEVDFQHIALVQLFMGIGVALFFMPTLSILMSDLPPSQIADGAGLATFLRTLGGSFAASLTTWIWIRRADQHHAYMSESISTYEPATREALNNLGGAGNPAYAQLDHVLTSQAYMLSTVDYFTLLGWGFMGLILIVWLAKPPFAAKAGPAASGH; encoded by the coding sequence ATGAGCAATAACGCCTCTTTTTCGCCGCCCAGCCTGTTGCTCAGCACCATCGGCCTGTCGCTGGCGACCTTCATGCAAGTGCTCGACACCACCATCGCCAACGTGGCGCTGCCGACCATTTCCGGCAACCTCGGCGTGAGTTCGGAGCAGGGCACCTGGGTCATTACCTCCTTCGCCGTGAGCAACGCCATCGCGCTGCCGCTCACCGGCTGGCTGAGCCGGCGTTTCGGCGAGGTGAAGCTGTTTCTCTGGGCGACCATGCTGTTTGTGCTGGCCTCGTTCCTCTGCGGTATTTCCACCTCGATGCCTGAACTGATCGGCTTCCGTGTCCTGCAAGGGCTGGTGGCCGGGCCGTTGTACCCGATGACCCAGACGCTGTTGATCGCGGTCTATCCGCCCGCCAGGCGAGGCATGGCCCTGGCGTTATTGGCGATGGTCACGGTGGTGGCGCCGATTGCCGGCCCGATTCTCGGCGGCTGGATCACCGACAGTTACAGCTGGCCGTGGATCTTCTTCATCAACGTGCCGATTGGCGTGTTCGCGGTGATGGTGGTGCGTTCGCAATTGGCGAAACGCCCCGTGGTCACCAGCCGTCAACCGATGGACTACGTCGGGCTGATCACGCTGATCATCGGCGTGGGTGCCTTGCAGGTGATCCTCGATAAGGGCAACGACCTGGACTGGTTCGAATCGAACTTCATCATCATTGGCGCGGCCATTTCGGTGATTGCCCTGGCGGTGTTCGTGATCTGGGAGATGACCGACCAGCATCCGGTGGTCAATCTGCGCCTGTTCGCCCACCGCAACTTCCGCATCGGCACACTGGTGCTGGTGTTGGGTTACGCCGGGTTCTTCGGCATCAACCTGATCCTGCCGCAGTGGTTGCAGACCCAGATGGGCTACACCGCGACCTGGGCCGGGCTGGCGGTGGCGCCGATCGGGATTCTGCCGGTGGTGCTGTCACCGTTTGTCGGCAAGTACGCGCACAAGTTCGACCTGCGACTGCTGGCCGGGCTGGCGTTCCTGGCGATCGGACTGAGCTGCTTCATGCGCGCCGAATTCACCAACGAAGTGGACTTCCAGCACATCGCGCTGGTGCAACTGTTCATGGGGATTGGCGTGGCGCTGTTCTTCATGCCGACCCTGAGCATCCTGATGTCGGACCTGCCGCCGAGCCAGATTGCTGACGGCGCCGGTCTGGCGACGTTCCTGCGGACACTGGGCGGTAGCTTTGCAGCGTCGCTGACCACCTGGATCTGGATTCGCCGGGCGGATCAGCATCATGCCTACATGAGTGAAAGCATCAGCACCTATGAGCCGGCGACCCGGGAGGCGCTGAACAACCTGGGCGGGGCGGGTAATCCGGCGTATGCGCAGCTTGATCATGTGCTGACGAGTCAGGCGTACATGCTCTCCACCGTGGATTACTTCACGCTGCTGGGGTGGGGGTTTATGGGGTTGATCTTGATTGTTTGGCTGGCGAAGCCGCCGTTTGCTGCCAAGGCAGGCCCGGCGGCCAGCGGCCATTAA
- a CDS encoding efflux RND transporter periplasmic adaptor subunit encodes MATAENTQAQDNTPDTGNPRKRKVMLVVLAVVVALAGAGVWAYHEFVGRWNESTDDAYVNGNVVEITPLVTGTVVSIGADDGDLVHEGQVLINFDPNDAEVGLQSAQAKLARTVRQVRGLYSNVDGMKAQVNAQQANVQKAQDNFNRRKNLAAGGAISQEELSHARDDLTSAQNALANAQQQLKTTSALVDDTVVSSHPDVMSAAADLRQAYLTNARSTLIAPVTGYVAKRTVQLGQRVQPGTALMAVIPLDQLWIDANFKETQLRDMRIGQPVDIESDIYGSDVKFSGTVDSLGAGTGSAFALLPAQNATGNWIKIVQRVPVRIHVNAEELAKHPLRVGLSTNVEVNLHDQSGPVLAQQPPQQASFSTSVYDRQLGEADAMIAQLIHDNSAAVSKTAQR; translated from the coding sequence ATGGCCACTGCCGAAAACACTCAAGCTCAAGACAACACCCCCGACACCGGCAATCCGCGCAAACGCAAAGTGATGCTGGTGGTGCTGGCCGTTGTGGTTGCCCTCGCCGGTGCCGGCGTCTGGGCGTATCACGAATTCGTCGGGCGCTGGAACGAAAGCACCGACGACGCCTACGTCAACGGCAACGTCGTTGAAATCACTCCGCTGGTCACCGGCACCGTGGTCAGCATCGGCGCCGACGATGGCGATCTGGTTCACGAAGGTCAGGTGCTGATCAACTTCGACCCGAACGACGCCGAAGTCGGTCTGCAAAGTGCCCAGGCCAAACTGGCGCGTACCGTGCGTCAGGTTCGCGGTCTGTACAGCAACGTTGACGGCATGAAAGCCCAGGTTAACGCGCAACAGGCTAACGTGCAGAAAGCCCAGGACAACTTCAATCGCCGGAAAAACCTCGCCGCCGGCGGCGCGATTTCCCAAGAAGAACTGTCCCACGCTCGCGACGACCTGACCTCGGCGCAAAACGCCCTGGCCAACGCCCAGCAGCAACTGAAAACCACCAGCGCGCTGGTCGATGACACCGTGGTGTCGTCGCACCCGGACGTGATGTCGGCCGCTGCCGATCTGCGCCAGGCCTACCTGACCAACGCTCGCAGCACGCTGATTGCGCCGGTCACCGGTTACGTTGCCAAGCGCACCGTGCAACTCGGCCAGCGCGTGCAGCCGGGCACCGCGCTGATGGCGGTGATCCCGCTGGATCAACTGTGGATCGACGCCAACTTCAAGGAAACCCAGCTGCGTGACATGCGCATCGGTCAGCCGGTGGACATCGAATCCGACATCTACGGCAGCGACGTGAAATTCAGCGGCACCGTGGACAGCCTCGGTGCGGGCACCGGCAGCGCGTTCGCACTGTTGCCGGCGCAGAACGCCACCGGTAACTGGATCAAGATCGTGCAACGAGTACCGGTGCGGATTCACGTCAATGCCGAAGAACTGGCCAAGCATCCGCTGCGCGTCGGTCTGTCGACCAATGTCGAGGTCAACCTGCATGACCAGAGCGGCCCGGTACTGGCCCAGCAGCCGCCGCAACAGGCCTCGTTCAGCACCAGCGTCTACGACCGCCAACTGGGTGAAGCCGACGCGATGATCGCCCAACTGATCCACGACAACAGCGCTGCGGTCAGCAAGACCGCGCAACGCTGA